The following coding sequences are from one Candidatus Binatia bacterium window:
- a CDS encoding citrate synthase: MTTQLKDAKSPETATLSLNGTSATFPVIRGTEQETAIDIEKLRATTGLITLDPGYGNTGSCRSAITFIDGEKGILRYRGYPIEELAAKSTFLEVAWLLIHGELPTREELDGFTAEITRHTMLHKDFDRFFDALPKDAHPMPVCAAAVGALATFYQKPESDAQIHDTIIRLIGKMPTIAAYSYKHSIGQPFLYPLNRLDYVANFMRMMFGVPSEEYEVDPVLARVLDLLLILHADHEQNCSTSTVRMVGSSMANLYASIAAGISALWGPLHGGANQQVIEMLEQIAQQEGSADKFIAKAKDKNDTTRLMGFGHRVYKSYDPRAAILKQACADVLKRVGRSSQLLEIAMRLEEVALHDDYFVSRKLYPNVDFYSGVIYQALGIPVNMFTVMFTLGRLPGWIAQWLEMRRDKDFRISRPRQIYVGSPKRMYVPLADRG; this comes from the coding sequence ATGACCACCCAGCTCAAAGACGCGAAGAGCCCCGAAACCGCGACCCTTTCCCTCAACGGCACCTCCGCCACCTTTCCGGTGATCCGCGGCACCGAGCAGGAGACCGCGATCGACATCGAGAAGCTCCGGGCGACGACAGGCCTCATCACGCTCGACCCGGGCTACGGCAACACCGGTTCCTGCCGGAGCGCGATCACGTTCATCGACGGGGAGAAAGGGATCCTGCGCTATCGCGGGTACCCGATCGAGGAGCTGGCCGCGAAGAGCACTTTCCTCGAGGTGGCCTGGCTCCTGATCCACGGCGAGCTCCCCACGCGCGAAGAGCTGGACGGCTTCACCGCCGAGATCACACGCCACACGATGCTCCACAAGGATTTCGACCGGTTCTTCGACGCGCTCCCGAAGGACGCGCACCCCATGCCGGTCTGTGCCGCGGCGGTGGGCGCCCTCGCGACCTTCTACCAGAAGCCCGAGAGCGATGCGCAGATCCACGACACGATCATCCGCCTGATCGGCAAGATGCCGACGATCGCGGCCTACAGCTACAAGCACTCGATCGGGCAGCCCTTCCTGTACCCGCTGAACCGACTCGACTACGTCGCCAACTTCATGCGGATGATGTTCGGAGTGCCCAGCGAGGAGTACGAGGTGGATCCCGTGCTCGCGCGGGTGCTCGATCTGCTGCTGATCCTGCACGCCGACCACGAGCAGAACTGCTCGACCAGCACGGTGCGCATGGTCGGAAGCTCGATGGCCAACCTCTACGCGAGCATCGCGGCGGGGATCAGCGCGCTCTGGGGTCCGCTGCACGGCGGCGCCAACCAGCAGGTCATCGAGATGCTGGAGCAGATCGCGCAGCAGGAGGGGTCGGCCGACAAGTTCATCGCGAAGGCGAAGGACAAGAACGACACGACGCGGCTGATGGGCTTCGGCCACCGCGTCTACAAGAGCTACGATCCCCGCGCGGCGATCCTGAAGCAGGCCTGCGCCGACGTGTTGAAGCGGGTCGGCCGCTCCAGCCAGCTCCTGGAGATCGCGATGCGGCTGGAGGAGGTGGCGCTGCACGACGACTACTTCGTCAGCCGGAAGCTCTACCCCAACGTCGACTTCTACTCCGGCGTCATCTACCAGGCGCTCGGCATCCCGGTGAACATGTTCACCGTCATGTTCACGCTGGGCCGGCTCCCCGGATGGATCGCGCAGTGGCTGGAGATGCGCCGCGACAAGGATTTCCGCATCTCCCGGCCGCGGCAGATCTACGTGGGCTCGCCGAAGCGGATGTACGTGCCGCTGGCCGATCGCGGCTAG